From the genome of Verrucomicrobiia bacterium, one region includes:
- a CDS encoding response regulator: MARLVVISKAQAGLTCELGPHWVTIGRAESNTFQIPEVSISGEHCEVRLRGGELVVRDMRSTNGTFINNKLVTEAVLKSDEVLRLGDIELRFEKAPTAATTSTSPSKTELLKLPKSGDPFIRPEDKSDKPHQVLLVDDSMAFLETLGEMFETLSDKSWQIYRAVSADQALALLQQHSIDLVVLDINMPMLDGAQLLTVIHRRHPEAKKVVLTGHANDGHRNTCLANGAELFLEKPITPDGFVSVFNLLNDLFVWSQREGFTGTLRQVGLTDVIQIECLRRNSTILEVLSPGIRGEIFIEVGSIVHATAGALSGEKALFRLLAISNGQFRVQPFHNPPQHTIQGSWEYLLMEAARMRDETTSFEDDRDNTVLIRKRQDDKPASPSATQKISSARSETAPKKADGDQVIAATHDGKWHPVEGKKKS, translated from the coding sequence ATGGCGAGACTGGTCGTTATTTCCAAAGCGCAGGCGGGTCTGACGTGCGAACTTGGCCCCCACTGGGTCACGATTGGTCGCGCCGAAAGCAATACGTTTCAAATCCCCGAAGTCTCCATTTCGGGCGAACATTGCGAAGTGCGACTGCGCGGCGGCGAACTGGTCGTGCGCGATATGCGTTCAACCAACGGTACGTTCATTAACAACAAGCTGGTCACCGAAGCCGTCTTGAAGTCCGATGAAGTGTTGCGCCTGGGCGACATCGAATTGCGGTTTGAAAAGGCTCCCACCGCGGCAACAACTTCCACGTCCCCCAGCAAAACCGAGTTGCTCAAACTGCCCAAGTCGGGCGATCCCTTCATCCGTCCCGAGGACAAATCCGACAAACCGCACCAGGTACTGCTCGTGGATGACAGCATGGCTTTTTTGGAAACCTTGGGGGAGATGTTTGAAACATTAAGCGACAAGTCGTGGCAGATTTACCGCGCTGTTTCCGCGGACCAGGCGCTGGCCTTGCTCCAGCAGCACTCGATTGATCTCGTCGTTCTGGACATCAACATGCCCATGCTGGACGGCGCGCAATTGTTGACCGTCATTCACCGCCGCCATCCCGAAGCCAAAAAGGTGGTTCTCACCGGTCACGCAAATGACGGCCACCGCAACACCTGTCTGGCCAATGGCGCCGAACTGTTCCTGGAAAAGCCCATCACTCCCGATGGATTCGTGTCCGTCTTCAACCTGCTCAACGACCTGTTTGTGTGGAGCCAGCGGGAAGGGTTTACGGGCACCTTGCGCCAGGTCGGTTTGACCGATGTCATCCAAATTGAATGTCTGCGGCGCAACTCCACCATTCTCGAAGTGCTGAGTCCGGGGATTCGTGGCGAAATTTTCATCGAAGTGGGGAGCATCGTCCACGCCACTGCCGGAGCGCTTTCCGGAGAGAAAGCGTTGTTTCGCCTGCTCGCCATCAGCAACGGTCAATTCCGAGTGCAACCGTTTCACAATCCGCCGCAGCATACCATCCAAGGCTCCTGGGAGTACCTGCTGATGGAGGCCGCCCGGATGCGCGATGAAACCACCTCTTTTGAAGATGACCGGGACAACACCGTGTTGATCCGAAAGCGCCAGGACGACAAGCCCGCGAGTCCTTCTGCCACCCAGAAAATATCTTCCGCGCGAAGCGAAACCGCGCCCAAGAAGGCTGATGGCGATCAGGTCATTGCCGCCACGCACGATGGCAAATGGCATCCCGTGGAAGGCAAAAAGAAAAGTTGA
- the pdxH gene encoding pyridoxamine 5'-phosphate oxidase, whose product MAIADIRREYKVLTLDESQLDPDPLRQFSFWLEDAIGAQGKSRWRRIGIALYKLGQAILGRSGADVNAMTLATVSAEGLPSSRTVLLKGMDERGFIFFTNYTSRKGTELAANPNAALTFYWPEFERQVCVAGKVSQVSHEESEAYFKSRPRGSQLGAWASTQSHEVASRAELERHWEEVAKRYPDEIPLPPFWGGFALRPERIEFWQGRPSRLHDRLCYWRQPDGRWRIGRLSP is encoded by the coding sequence ATGGCGATTGCTGATATCCGTCGTGAGTACAAGGTGTTGACCTTGGATGAATCCCAATTAGATCCCGATCCGTTGCGGCAGTTTTCTTTCTGGTTGGAAGACGCAATTGGTGCGCAGGGAAAATCGCGGTGGCGACGCATCGGGATTGCGCTGTACAAACTCGGCCAGGCCATTCTGGGGCGCTCGGGCGCGGATGTGAACGCGATGACGCTGGCGACCGTAAGTGCGGAGGGGCTTCCATCGAGCCGCACGGTGTTGCTCAAGGGGATGGATGAGCGCGGGTTCATTTTCTTCACAAATTATACCAGTCGCAAGGGCACCGAGTTGGCGGCCAATCCCAACGCCGCGTTAACATTTTATTGGCCGGAATTTGAACGCCAGGTCTGCGTGGCCGGGAAGGTGAGCCAGGTGTCGCATGAGGAATCCGAGGCGTATTTCAAGAGTCGCCCGCGCGGCAGTCAGTTGGGCGCGTGGGCTTCGACGCAGAGCCACGAGGTCGCCTCGCGCGCGGAACTGGAGCGGCACTGGGAGGAGGTCGCGAAGCGGTATCCCGACGAAATTCCGTTGCCACCCTTTTGGGGCGGATTTGCGTTGCGGCCCGAGCGGATTGAATTCTGGCAGGGACGTCCAAGTCGTTTGCATGATCGGTTGTGTTATTGGCGGCAACCGGATGGTCGTTGGCGAATCGGGCGGTTATCTCCGTAG
- a CDS encoding D-hexose-6-phosphate mutarotase yields the protein MNTITGRGGLPMVQIQTPWSTAEIYLQGACVTHFQLHGESPLLFLSEQSRFEKGAAIRGGIPIIFPWFGKPPGRATQHGFARLRAWELVELNRAGDGSVTVHLTLPTTAELLSIPLDYYVTVGKTLTVELVTRNYSNDVFAFDNCLHTYFAVGDISRINVTGLRGEEYLDAAEKFQRKQEQAEAIRFDREVDRLYVNTTRPVEIHDPVWQRLIRIEKAGSASTVVWNPWIAKAQAMADFGDEEYQRMVCVESGNAAQNGIQLAVGQEARLKATYSQMKLTPQG from the coding sequence ATGAACACAATCACTGGCCGGGGCGGCCTGCCCATGGTGCAAATTCAAACGCCGTGGAGTACCGCTGAAATTTATCTGCAAGGCGCCTGCGTTACCCACTTTCAATTACACGGGGAATCGCCCCTGTTGTTCTTAAGCGAGCAAAGCCGTTTTGAGAAAGGCGCGGCGATTCGCGGCGGGATTCCCATCATCTTTCCGTGGTTCGGCAAACCGCCCGGACGCGCCACGCAGCACGGCTTTGCGCGGTTGCGCGCGTGGGAACTGGTGGAGTTAAACCGGGCCGGCGATGGCAGCGTAACCGTCCATTTAACCCTGCCCACCACGGCGGAACTCCTATCCATTCCACTCGACTACTACGTCACCGTCGGTAAAACGCTGACCGTCGAGCTGGTCACGCGGAATTATTCCAACGACGTTTTTGCCTTCGACAACTGCCTGCACACGTACTTTGCGGTTGGCGATATCAGCCGCATCAACGTAACCGGTTTGCGCGGCGAGGAATATCTGGACGCCGCGGAAAAATTCCAACGCAAGCAAGAGCAAGCGGAAGCGATCCGCTTTGATCGCGAAGTGGATCGTCTCTACGTCAACACCACGCGCCCGGTGGAAATTCATGATCCCGTCTGGCAACGCCTTATCCGCATTGAGAAAGCAGGCTCAGCGTCCACAGTGGTTTGGAATCCTTGGATCGCCAAAGCCCAGGCGATGGCGGATTTCGGCGATGAGGAATATCAGCGCATGGTTTGCGTGGAATCCGGCAACGCGGCGCAAAACGGAATCCAACTGGCGGTTGGCCAGGAGGCGCGATTAAAGGCAACCTACAGCCAAATGAAATTGACGCCTCAAGGTTAA
- the shc gene encoding squalene--hopene cyclase, with protein MRPQHEAAVHSPETPDWPELEVALQRSQQYLLSLQKPEGYWVGELIVDSTLVADTLAYHYWNGKVDPEWQRKAVNHLLSRQLPEGGWNIYYGGPAEVNATIKAYLALKLAGVPVTDPRMLKAREIAKNLGGVPRMNTFSKLYLALLGLYPWKYVPTIPCEVLLIGKWFHVNFWEMSNWSRAMLVPLAIINHFKPTRIPKKHVNLDELYPQGFHERDLALPPDPDRISWRNFFLWLDRLHKFAEKFAEYGIHPFRRRALKKCENWMLERFEGSDGLAAIFPAMLNAVIALKALGYPEDHPQLLRAEKEFKRLEHETEDDIRIEPCLSPVWDTAIVAICLRQSGLPADDPRLKQAAEWLMGKEIRRRGDWIHKNPVDVEPSGWVFEYNNEWNPDVDDTAMVLLALRQIATDHPARREECFARGMKWMMTFQCKDGGWAAFDKDCTKNILEKVPFADHNAMLDPECADITARILELLGYEGWDVNHPQIVAALNYIRTQQEEDGSWYGRWGVNYIYGTWQVLRGMRALKLDMSEPWLQKARHWLESVQHPDGGWGERCNTYDDPVFKGQGPSTASQTAWAVMGLCAFGDPDLPSLRCGIEYLVRTQNEDGSWDEEEVTGTGFPKVFYLKYDMYRNSWPLLALATYRKLLTDSPDNRIIKLNGHVAT; from the coding sequence CTGAGACCGCAACACGAAGCAGCGGTCCATAGTCCCGAAACCCCGGATTGGCCTGAGCTTGAAGTTGCGCTCCAACGTTCGCAACAATACCTGCTCAGTTTGCAAAAACCGGAAGGTTATTGGGTGGGCGAACTGATTGTGGACAGCACGCTGGTTGCCGACACGCTGGCCTATCATTATTGGAACGGCAAGGTGGACCCGGAATGGCAACGGAAAGCGGTCAATCACCTGTTGAGCCGACAACTTCCCGAGGGCGGTTGGAACATCTATTACGGCGGACCGGCGGAGGTCAACGCCACCATCAAAGCCTATCTCGCCCTCAAACTCGCGGGGGTTCCGGTAACGGATCCGCGCATGCTCAAAGCGCGCGAAATCGCCAAAAATCTCGGCGGCGTTCCGCGCATGAACACCTTCTCCAAATTATATCTCGCGCTGCTGGGACTTTATCCGTGGAAATATGTGCCCACGATCCCTTGCGAGGTGTTGCTCATCGGCAAATGGTTTCACGTCAATTTTTGGGAGATGAGTAATTGGTCGCGCGCCATGCTCGTGCCCCTGGCCATCATCAACCATTTCAAACCGACGCGAATTCCGAAAAAGCACGTCAACCTCGACGAGCTGTACCCGCAGGGATTTCACGAACGGGATCTGGCCTTGCCACCGGACCCGGATCGCATCTCGTGGCGCAACTTTTTCCTTTGGTTGGATCGGCTGCATAAATTCGCCGAGAAATTTGCCGAGTATGGCATCCACCCCTTCCGCCGGCGGGCGTTGAAGAAATGTGAAAACTGGATGCTGGAACGCTTTGAAGGCAGTGACGGACTGGCGGCGATCTTTCCGGCCATGCTCAACGCGGTGATCGCGCTCAAGGCTTTGGGTTATCCCGAGGATCATCCACAATTGCTCCGCGCGGAAAAGGAATTCAAACGGCTCGAACACGAAACGGAGGACGACATCCGGATTGAGCCATGCTTGTCGCCAGTGTGGGATACCGCCATCGTCGCCATCTGCCTGCGCCAATCAGGTCTGCCTGCCGATGATCCACGCCTCAAGCAAGCGGCCGAATGGCTCATGGGAAAAGAAATTCGGCGGCGGGGCGATTGGATTCATAAAAATCCCGTGGACGTCGAACCTAGCGGCTGGGTCTTCGAATATAACAACGAATGGAACCCGGACGTTGACGACACCGCGATGGTGCTGCTGGCGCTCCGGCAAATTGCCACCGACCACCCGGCCCGGCGCGAGGAATGTTTCGCCCGCGGCATGAAATGGATGATGACCTTCCAATGCAAAGACGGGGGTTGGGCGGCCTTCGACAAGGATTGCACCAAGAATATTCTGGAAAAAGTTCCGTTCGCCGACCACAACGCCATGTTGGATCCGGAATGCGCCGACATCACGGCGCGCATCTTGGAATTGCTCGGTTACGAAGGTTGGGACGTGAACCATCCGCAAATCGTGGCGGCATTGAACTACATCCGCACACAGCAGGAGGAAGACGGTTCCTGGTACGGACGTTGGGGAGTGAATTATATTTACGGCACGTGGCAAGTGTTGCGCGGCATGCGGGCGCTCAAGCTCGATATGAGTGAACCCTGGCTGCAAAAAGCGCGGCATTGGCTTGAAAGCGTGCAACATCCTGACGGCGGCTGGGGCGAACGCTGCAACACGTACGACGATCCAGTGTTCAAAGGCCAGGGGCCGAGCACGGCTTCCCAAACCGCCTGGGCCGTAATGGGGCTTTGCGCGTTTGGCGATCCCGATCTGCCGAGTCTGCGTTGCGGCATCGAGTATCTGGTCCGCACGCAAAACGAAGACGGCTCCTGGGATGAGGAGGAAGTTACAGGCACCGGTTTTCCCAAGGTTTTCTATCTCAAGTACGACATGTACCGCAATTCCTGGCCGCTGCTGGCGCTGGCGACCTATCGGAAACTGCTCACGGATTCGCCCGACAACCGGATCATCAAATTAAACGGGCACGTGGCGACTTGA
- a CDS encoding HEAT repeat domain-containing protein, translating to MRRHRFILLAWFAFAAFVLLLLWQANHRANVQFQGKTVREWARGLYLGATAQQTNEATIAFQTMGAATVPELRALLLRQDPPYKKLLLKYIRYFPPPVRSYLFPKIRLDAAEYRVGAIRALGILGTNAAPVLPDFMRILTTPDSPECWVVAQNISALGSEAITSLIPLATNTEVRTRHASVYALGQAKSNALPAVTVLIMASTDTNETVRASAFYSLSQIGSAAVPIVVDLAVTNSDPQLRSAAFNSLAILRPPPGSVMTSSLAASTNSTSIRRMAYQSLWFARQTNAHALKLLTAGLTDEDESVRKIVQHILTRIAASNAIAPQPQ from the coding sequence TTGAGACGACATCGCTTCATTCTCCTGGCGTGGTTCGCGTTTGCCGCCTTTGTGTTGCTGTTGCTTTGGCAGGCTAATCATCGCGCCAACGTGCAATTTCAGGGAAAGACAGTTCGGGAATGGGCACGCGGACTGTACCTGGGGGCCACCGCTCAACAAACCAACGAAGCCACCATCGCCTTTCAAACGATGGGCGCGGCGACCGTTCCAGAGTTACGCGCGTTGCTGCTCAGGCAAGACCCGCCCTACAAAAAGCTGCTGTTGAAATATATCCGGTATTTCCCGCCACCGGTTCGCAGTTACCTGTTTCCCAAAATCCGCTTGGACGCGGCCGAATACCGTGTTGGCGCCATTCGCGCCCTGGGAATTTTGGGGACGAATGCCGCTCCCGTCCTGCCGGATTTCATGCGAATCCTAACCACCCCTGATTCACCGGAGTGTTGGGTCGTCGCGCAAAATATTTCAGCGCTGGGCTCGGAAGCCATTACCAGCTTGATCCCGCTGGCCACCAATACGGAGGTCCGCACGCGCCACGCTTCGGTCTATGCCCTCGGCCAGGCCAAATCCAATGCGCTGCCGGCAGTGACCGTTCTCATCATGGCTTCCACGGACACCAACGAAACCGTGCGCGCGTCCGCATTTTATTCACTCAGTCAGATCGGTTCAGCCGCTGTGCCGATAGTTGTGGACCTGGCGGTTACCAACTCTGATCCCCAACTGCGAAGTGCCGCGTTCAACTCGCTGGCGATCCTCCGGCCTCCGCCCGGCAGTGTGATGACTTCCAGTCTGGCAGCGTCCACCAATTCCACCAGCATCCGGCGCATGGCCTATCAGTCACTATGGTTTGCGCGGCAAACCAATGCCCACGCGCTAAAGCTTCTTACTGCTGGATTAACCGACGAGGACGAATCGGTCCGCAAGATCGTGCAACACATCCTCACCCGGATCGCCGCTTCCAACGCCATCGCGCCTCAGCCGCAATGA
- a CDS encoding quinone-dependent dihydroorotate dehydrogenase, giving the protein MSWLYRNLIRPSLFAHDAEAIHEFTLQTLGWVSRHEFVCDSLESLLGAPQLPVNLWGLQFPNPIGLAAGMDKLGEALPAWQALGFGFTEIGATTWHPQPGNPRPRVFRAIAENAIVNRMGFNNPGAEALAETLHDWRSRGRWPKHPVGINLGKSKITPLTDAASDYAKSFKVLRDLADFFVVNVSSPNTPNLRQLQDQSALTEILAALEQEQIGTAAASARKPILIKVAPDLSFEALDEILQLTGTVSGIIATNTTITRPDSMHPASQRVYRETGGLSGRPLRQRSTEIIRHLFRQSRGQLPIIGVGGIFSADDAWEKITAGASLLQIFTGLVYEGPGLVKALIVGLREHMNQHGLTDLRDAVGRQAAVAHA; this is encoded by the coding sequence ATGAGTTGGCTCTATCGCAACCTGATCCGCCCCAGCCTTTTTGCGCACGACGCGGAAGCCATTCATGAGTTTACGCTGCAAACTTTGGGTTGGGTCAGTCGCCACGAATTCGTTTGTGATTCCCTGGAATCACTACTCGGCGCTCCACAATTGCCGGTGAATTTGTGGGGCTTGCAATTTCCCAATCCCATCGGACTCGCCGCCGGAATGGATAAACTTGGAGAAGCGCTTCCCGCGTGGCAGGCGCTGGGATTTGGCTTCACGGAAATCGGCGCCACCACCTGGCATCCGCAGCCCGGCAATCCGCGCCCTCGAGTCTTCCGCGCCATCGCCGAGAACGCCATTGTCAATCGTATGGGCTTTAATAATCCTGGAGCGGAAGCGCTGGCCGAAACTCTGCACGATTGGCGTTCGCGTGGTCGCTGGCCCAAACATCCCGTTGGTATCAACCTCGGTAAATCAAAAATCACACCGCTTACGGATGCGGCGTCAGATTACGCAAAATCCTTCAAAGTTCTTCGAGATCTGGCTGACTTTTTCGTCGTCAACGTCAGCTCGCCCAACACGCCGAATTTACGTCAGCTTCAAGACCAGTCGGCGCTCACGGAAATTCTTGCCGCCCTGGAACAAGAACAAATCGGAACCGCCGCCGCTTCAGCGCGCAAACCCATCCTGATCAAGGTCGCTCCAGATTTGAGCTTTGAAGCACTCGATGAAATTCTGCAACTCACCGGCACCGTTTCAGGAATTATTGCCACCAATACCACCATCACCCGACCCGACTCGATGCATCCAGCTTCCCAGAGGGTTTATCGCGAAACGGGCGGCTTGAGCGGGCGACCACTCCGCCAGCGCAGCACGGAGATCATCCGACATTTATTTCGGCAATCTCGAGGGCAACTCCCGATCATTGGGGTCGGCGGAATTTTCTCCGCCGATGACGCCTGGGAGAAAATTACCGCCGGCGCGAGCCTGCTCCAAATTTTCACGGGTCTGGTTTATGAAGGTCCGGGACTGGTGAAAGCATTGATCGTCGGCCTGCGCGAACACATGAATCAACATGGCCTCACCGACCTGCGCGATGCCGTCGGCCGACAAGCGGCAGTTGCCCACGCATGA
- a CDS encoding nucleotide sugar dehydrogenase, with protein sequence MKIGIVGLGYVGLPLSLQFARSGVSVLGFDVDTGKVDALNQRKSYIKHISAESIAAVVKNGSFSATTDFGRIREVEAVIICVPTPLNKNREPDISYIVNTGKAIARHLQKGALVVLESTTYPGTTDTDLREVLEIGSGLVAGKDFHLAFSPEREDPSNPDSQVANIPKVVGGLTPACLARAQALYGKAIRTLVPVSSCRAAEATKLLENIFRSVNIALVNELKMVYEAMGIDVWEVIGAAKTKPFGFMAFYPGPGLGGHCIPIDPFYLTWKAREYGQATRFIELAGEVNTAMPEYVVHRVADALNEQQKSINGSKILVLGLAYKPNVDDERESPSYVLMEKLKARGATVAYYDPYVPVIRPTREHPHWAGTKSVAWNQETIARYDLVLIATNHAEVNYRELADWAPVIVDTRNAMHGIPTAPNQVLKA encoded by the coding sequence ATGAAAATTGGCATTGTCGGTTTGGGTTATGTCGGGCTGCCGCTGTCGCTGCAGTTCGCGCGTTCTGGTGTGTCGGTGTTGGGATTCGATGTGGATACCGGCAAGGTGGACGCTCTGAATCAAAGGAAAAGTTACATCAAGCATATCAGTGCTGAATCCATTGCCGCGGTCGTTAAAAATGGCAGTTTTTCGGCCACGACGGATTTCGGGCGCATCCGTGAAGTCGAAGCGGTCATCATTTGTGTGCCGACGCCGCTGAACAAGAATCGCGAGCCGGACATCTCGTACATCGTCAACACCGGCAAGGCCATCGCCCGGCACCTGCAAAAGGGCGCACTGGTCGTACTGGAATCCACCACGTATCCCGGCACCACCGACACGGATTTACGGGAAGTCTTGGAGATCGGTTCAGGCCTGGTCGCGGGGAAGGATTTTCATCTGGCCTTCTCGCCGGAACGCGAAGACCCGAGCAACCCGGACAGTCAGGTGGCCAACATTCCGAAAGTGGTGGGAGGCTTGACGCCGGCGTGTCTGGCCCGCGCCCAGGCGTTGTATGGGAAGGCGATTCGGACGTTGGTGCCGGTGTCATCGTGCCGGGCGGCGGAGGCGACGAAGCTGTTGGAGAACATCTTTCGGAGTGTGAACATTGCGTTGGTGAACGAGTTGAAGATGGTGTATGAGGCGATGGGGATCGACGTGTGGGAAGTGATTGGGGCGGCGAAGACGAAGCCGTTTGGGTTCATGGCGTTTTATCCGGGACCGGGACTGGGAGGGCATTGCATTCCGATTGACCCGTTTTATCTGACGTGGAAGGCGCGGGAATATGGGCAGGCGACCCGGTTCATCGAGTTGGCGGGAGAAGTGAACACGGCGATGCCGGAGTACGTGGTGCATCGCGTGGCCGACGCGCTCAATGAACAACAGAAATCCATTAACGGCAGCAAAATTTTGGTGCTGGGCTTGGCTTACAAACCGAATGTGGATGATGAGCGGGAATCGCCGAGTTATGTGTTAATGGAAAAGTTGAAAGCACGAGGAGCAACGGTGGCGTATTACGATCCGTATGTGCCGGTGATTCGGCCGACGCGGGAACACCCGCATTGGGCGGGGACGAAATCGGTTGCGTGGAATCAGGAAACCATTGCTCGCTACGATTTGGTTCTGATCGCGACCAATCATGCCGAAGTAAATTATCGTGAGCTGGCGGACTGGGCGCCGGTCATCGTGGATACGCGCAATGCAATGCACGGAATTCCGACCGCCCCGAATCAGGTTTTGAAGGCATAA
- a CDS encoding O-antigen translocase codes for MNVAVDFATHMESASTNPKSYGQILKSSAVIGGSSAVTLVLGMVRAKAIALLLGTGGYGLWGICNSIVELSQTIAGMGMNGSGVRQIAETTGSGDEQRIARTVITLRRVSRVLGVVGAILLAVFSRRVALFSFGDAGYAPMVAILSLTVLCNIISQGQNALLQGVRRIADMAKDKVLGAIFSTLVCIPIIYFFRERGIAWALVSVAGFSVLTSWLFARRVKVVSVKMRVADFFNETGELFKLGAVFLTTGLMVVGVNYCINIILMRRMDANAVGLYGAAWLVGGYFAGFVLQAMGTDFYPRLTAIAGDHAKCNQLVNEQTEIGILLAGPGMVATLTFAPWAIQILQSAKFLPAVDVLRWISLGILLRVIAWPMGFIMLAKNAKSVFFLSELGSSATYLAMVWFAVGHWGVNGVGMAFVAMYVLYIIAVYAISRKLTGFIWSRASWQLISSYLTLALVVSVAFYFLGELVATIIGVMVMSGMAVYSIRKIASLLPPERFPRRFRRLLVKLRVLD; via the coding sequence TTGAACGTCGCTGTTGATTTTGCGACTCACATGGAATCAGCTTCAACCAACCCCAAGTCCTATGGGCAGATCCTGAAATCTTCTGCGGTGATCGGCGGCTCCTCGGCGGTGACGCTCGTGCTGGGCATGGTGCGGGCAAAAGCAATCGCGCTCTTGTTGGGGACCGGAGGTTATGGTCTATGGGGAATTTGTAATTCCATAGTGGAATTGTCTCAAACGATTGCGGGAATGGGGATGAATGGCAGTGGCGTTCGCCAAATTGCCGAAACTACTGGAAGCGGGGATGAGCAACGTATTGCGCGTACGGTTATCACCTTGCGCCGAGTTTCACGTGTTTTGGGAGTCGTCGGAGCAATTTTGCTGGCTGTGTTTTCGCGCCGCGTCGCCTTGTTTTCATTTGGCGATGCCGGGTACGCACCAATGGTGGCGATCCTATCGCTGACCGTACTGTGCAACATCATTTCGCAAGGGCAGAACGCTTTGCTGCAGGGGGTGCGGCGTATTGCCGACATGGCGAAGGATAAGGTGTTGGGAGCGATCTTCAGCACCTTGGTCTGTATTCCGATCATCTATTTTTTCCGCGAACGTGGGATTGCTTGGGCCTTGGTTTCTGTCGCCGGGTTTAGCGTGCTGACTTCTTGGCTCTTCGCCCGACGGGTTAAGGTTGTTTCTGTAAAAATGCGCGTGGCGGATTTTTTTAATGAAACTGGTGAGTTATTTAAGCTGGGGGCAGTGTTCCTAACGACCGGTTTAATGGTGGTTGGGGTTAACTATTGCATTAATATTATTTTGATGCGCCGCATGGATGCAAACGCGGTCGGACTGTATGGTGCTGCTTGGTTGGTGGGCGGTTATTTTGCCGGGTTTGTGTTGCAGGCGATGGGAACTGATTTCTACCCGCGGCTTACTGCTATTGCTGGTGATCACGCCAAATGTAATCAGTTGGTTAATGAGCAGACCGAGATTGGAATTCTTTTAGCCGGTCCCGGCATGGTGGCGACGTTGACCTTTGCACCTTGGGCGATTCAGATTTTGCAGTCGGCTAAATTCCTCCCGGCGGTGGACGTGTTGCGTTGGATCAGCTTGGGGATTCTGCTGCGGGTCATTGCTTGGCCGATGGGGTTCATCATGTTGGCCAAAAACGCGAAAAGCGTATTTTTTTTAAGTGAGCTGGGTTCCAGCGCGACCTATTTGGCGATGGTATGGTTTGCGGTTGGACATTGGGGGGTTAACGGGGTGGGGATGGCGTTTGTTGCCATGTATGTGCTCTATATAATCGCAGTCTATGCTATTAGTCGTAAACTGACTGGTTTTATTTGGAGTCGAGCGTCTTGGCAACTTATCAGCAGCTACTTGACGCTGGCGCTTGTCGTGAGCGTGGCGTTCTATTTCTTGGGGGAATTGGTGGCAACCATAATCGGGGTAATGGTAATGAGCGGTATGGCAGTGTATTCGATTCGAAAGATAGCTAGTCTTTTGCCTCCGGAACGTTTCCCGCGTCGTTTTAGGAGACTGTTGGTTAAGTTGCGGGTACTGGACTGA